One genomic segment of bacterium includes these proteins:
- a CDS encoding phosphotransferase: MTNADFEDLAERIRRGEMPPGIQEVKRSLVRVAVRSGDDFLKVFLKRSRTPRHEERALRRAAALGISVPAVRSAGEHWVATEYLEGARAATREDLDAILEAVELMHRAGALHRDLHIGNLVVVGARVVILDLQRMIFLPGLPRRLRERELGFLAYSLGEPIPEQLRHVGEATERRAHQHWRSRTKRCLKNSSVFTSFEHAGKTGFRRRDIDEEELNRALDLGADGDVLKLGRAGDLYRCGNFMLKKHINRKEAKRAWVAGHGLEVRGIPTGRALAWSGRWLVMRDDGDTLIDWIKPEFEKSGDAERSEMAGALSTLLARLHRRGIYHADLKANNILWSPGRVPHLIDYGRVRFGRRIHPRHRVKNLAQINAALPDYVPASLREVAFGDYLEQSGFSGDAEALRREVIAVSLSRNHRWHGC; encoded by the coding sequence TTGACGAACGCCGACTTCGAAGACCTGGCCGAACGCATCCGCAGAGGAGAGATGCCTCCTGGGATTCAGGAGGTCAAACGGTCCCTCGTTCGCGTGGCCGTGCGATCCGGTGACGACTTCCTGAAAGTCTTCCTGAAGCGCTCGCGCACTCCGCGCCACGAGGAGCGAGCACTGCGCCGCGCTGCGGCGCTGGGAATCTCGGTACCCGCGGTTCGTAGCGCGGGAGAGCACTGGGTCGCGACGGAATACCTGGAGGGTGCGCGGGCGGCGACGCGGGAGGACCTGGATGCAATTCTCGAGGCCGTGGAACTCATGCACCGGGCCGGCGCACTGCATCGAGACCTTCATATTGGGAATCTCGTCGTCGTGGGTGCTCGCGTCGTAATCCTCGATCTACAACGCATGATCTTTCTTCCCGGACTCCCGCGACGCCTGCGCGAACGCGAACTCGGATTCCTCGCCTACTCGCTTGGAGAGCCGATCCCTGAACAGTTGCGACACGTTGGCGAGGCCACCGAAAGACGGGCCCACCAGCACTGGAGGAGTCGCACGAAACGCTGCCTGAAGAACAGTTCGGTCTTCACCTCCTTCGAACACGCGGGAAAGACCGGCTTTCGAAGACGCGATATCGATGAAGAAGAGCTGAATCGGGCTTTGGATCTAGGCGCAGATGGTGATGTGCTCAAACTCGGGCGCGCAGGAGATCTGTATCGCTGCGGGAATTTCATGTTGAAGAAGCACATCAACCGCAAAGAGGCGAAGCGCGCTTGGGTGGCCGGACACGGACTCGAAGTGCGCGGCATTCCCACAGGCCGGGCCCTGGCCTGGAGCGGACGCTGGCTCGTCATGCGCGACGACGGTGACACGCTGATCGACTGGATCAAACCGGAGTTCGAGAAATCCGGAGACGCCGAGCGCAGCGAGATGGCCGGAGCCCTATCTACACTGCTGGCGCGACTTCACCGGCGGGGCATCTATCACGCCGACCTGAAGGCCAATAACATTCTCTGGTCGCCCGGACGGGTTCCACATCTCATCGATTATGGCCGGGTTCGCTTCGGGCGGCGAATCCATCCCAGGCATCGCGTGAAGAACCTGGCGCAGATCAACGCAGCCCTTCCGGACTACGTGCCCGCCTCACTGCGTGAGGTCGCCTTCGGTGATTATCTGGAACAGAGTGGTTTCAGCGGGGACGCCGAAGCTCTGCGCCGCGAAGTAATTGCCGTCAGCCTTTCTCGGAACCACCGGTGGCATGGATGCTGA